From Kineosporia succinea, the proteins below share one genomic window:
- a CDS encoding transporter substrate-binding domain-containing protein produces MSRTLARRGVLLSVAAGLTFTLAACGGDADASAPAATSGTNQVEIAVATGDPYTETTIDVPVQADIRAKLPKDVLDSGKLVIGEGALPAGFPPLAFTGTDAKTITGSEPDLGRLVAAVLGLEPEINNSTWENLFVGIDSGRNDIGFSNITVTEERKQKYDFASYRNDDLAFQVKKDSTWNFDENYENLAGLVVSVGKGTNQEKILLEWQEKLKAAGKPFEVKYFADNNAVQLALASGKIDAYFGPNPGIQYQIARGASGSTPTRNAGSWSGAGDTLQGLIAATTKKGSGLAEPVAEAIDYLIENGQYEAWLKAYQLENEAVEQSEVNPAGLPLDNE; encoded by the coding sequence GTGTCCCGCACCCTCGCCCGCCGAGGCGTCCTGCTCTCCGTCGCCGCCGGCCTGACCTTCACGCTCGCCGCCTGCGGCGGTGACGCCGACGCGTCCGCCCCGGCCGCCACCAGCGGCACCAATCAGGTCGAGATCGCCGTGGCCACCGGCGACCCGTACACCGAGACCACCATCGACGTGCCGGTGCAGGCCGACATCCGGGCCAAGCTCCCGAAAGACGTTCTCGACAGCGGGAAGCTGGTGATCGGCGAGGGCGCCCTGCCCGCCGGGTTCCCGCCCCTGGCGTTCACCGGCACCGACGCCAAGACGATCACCGGTTCCGAGCCCGACCTGGGCCGCCTGGTCGCCGCGGTGCTCGGCCTGGAGCCCGAGATCAACAACTCGACCTGGGAGAACCTGTTCGTCGGCATCGACAGCGGCCGCAACGACATCGGCTTCTCGAACATCACGGTCACCGAGGAGCGCAAGCAGAAGTACGACTTCGCCTCGTACCGCAACGACGACCTCGCGTTCCAGGTGAAGAAGGACAGCACCTGGAACTTCGACGAGAACTACGAGAACCTGGCCGGGCTCGTGGTTTCGGTGGGCAAGGGCACCAACCAGGAGAAGATCCTTCTGGAGTGGCAGGAGAAGCTGAAGGCCGCCGGGAAGCCGTTCGAGGTCAAGTACTTCGCCGACAACAACGCCGTGCAGCTGGCCCTCGCCTCGGGCAAGATCGACGCCTACTTCGGCCCGAACCCGGGGATCCAGTACCAGATCGCGCGCGGCGCCTCGGGCAGCACGCCCACCCGCAACGCCGGCAGCTGGTCGGGTGCCGGCGACACGCTGCAGGGCCTGATCGCGGCGACCACCAAGAAGGGCAGCGGCCTGGCCGAGCCGGTGGCCGAGGCCATCGACTACCTGATCGAGAACGGGCAGTACGAGGCCTGGCTCAAGGCCTACCAGCTGGAGAACGAGGCCGTGGAGCAGTCCGAGGTGAACCCGGCGGGCCTGCCGCTCGACAACGAGTAA
- a CDS encoding GNAT family N-acetyltransferase, with the protein MTTIHPVETHVLDNPAWFSLTGPHASFAEGTDQARRYPADVSPFVAVPPVPTARTWTDLAELVGPGQTVALSGGPELTGSLPEPWRYEMRGEGVQLVSTSRLVSEPAPEAVRLGADDVPEMLDLVARTKPGPFRPRTYQLGTYLGIRHSGALVAMAGERLHPAGYTEISAVCTDPAYRRRGLAARLVRAVAHGIRERGDVPLLHAAGTNTAAIRLYEAMGFELRRRTTFVAVHIPQP; encoded by the coding sequence ATGACCACGATCCACCCGGTCGAGACGCACGTGCTCGACAACCCCGCCTGGTTCTCGCTGACCGGCCCGCACGCGTCCTTCGCCGAGGGCACCGACCAGGCCCGGCGTTACCCGGCCGACGTGTCGCCGTTCGTGGCCGTGCCGCCGGTGCCGACCGCGCGGACCTGGACCGACCTGGCCGAGCTGGTCGGTCCCGGGCAGACCGTGGCCCTGTCGGGCGGGCCGGAGCTGACCGGGTCGCTGCCGGAGCCCTGGCGGTACGAGATGCGGGGCGAGGGAGTGCAACTGGTGTCGACGTCACGCCTGGTGAGCGAGCCCGCGCCGGAGGCGGTGCGGCTGGGCGCCGACGACGTCCCGGAGATGCTCGACCTGGTGGCCCGCACGAAGCCGGGACCGTTCCGGCCGCGCACCTACCAGCTCGGCACCTACCTGGGGATCCGGCACTCCGGGGCGCTGGTCGCGATGGCGGGGGAGCGGCTGCACCCGGCCGGCTACACCGAGATCAGCGCGGTCTGCACCGACCCGGCCTATCGCCGGAGGGGTCTGGCGGCGCGGCTGGTGCGGGCCGTGGCGCACGGCATCCGCGAGCGCGGTGACGTGCCGCTGCTGCACGCCGCGGGCACGAACACCGCCGCGATCCGGCTCTACGAGGCCATGGGTTTCGAGCTGCGGCGGCGCACGACGTTCGTCGCCGTCCACATACCGCAGCCGTGA
- a CDS encoding maltokinase N-terminal cap-like domain-containing protein codes for MTDQGSPSTGAVDIAGLLASWLPRQRWFSAGHGGVSLTPAGQITLVPLVAQPEVVEPATGEFQLPTRVLAPEKAIERPVGIVVHLISALPAGQPASGSGAATYQVPLTYRAQAREDLAHALLGELRTPDGVRYVYDAPHDPDFVTAWTSLIATSTEAMSEAGTPRSRVRGVRRAGETPPDPYRAAKVLSGEQSNTSIIVGADSPDPVMIKLFRVLQPGRNPDVVVPGALARAGNERVPRLVGWVEGEWVQPGGQPAWGHLSAAAEFVAGSADGWRVATGAVSGGETFAGLSAELGSATAAVHAALASVLPTRPSTPATLRALADHLRQRLNWALEAAPALAEYAEAAGQVVDEVRELSEAPDLQIVHGDLHLGQALYSDTRGWVLLDFEGEPLRPLAERGEPDLALRDVAGMLRSFDYAARHSVLGLADDDPRALAASTWANECREAYLGGYAAQAGRDPRQDAVLLRALELDKALYEVVYETRHRPGWVEVPLRAVGRLLARVSR; via the coding sequence ATGACCGACCAGGGCAGCCCATCGACCGGCGCCGTCGACATCGCCGGCCTGCTGGCCAGCTGGCTGCCCCGGCAGAGATGGTTCTCCGCCGGACACGGCGGGGTCAGTCTCACCCCGGCGGGCCAGATCACCCTGGTCCCGCTGGTGGCGCAGCCCGAGGTGGTGGAACCCGCCACCGGCGAGTTCCAGCTCCCCACCCGGGTTCTGGCGCCGGAGAAGGCGATCGAGCGTCCGGTCGGCATCGTGGTGCACCTCATCAGTGCCCTGCCGGCCGGGCAGCCCGCCTCCGGCTCCGGGGCCGCCACCTACCAGGTGCCGCTCACCTACCGGGCCCAGGCCCGCGAGGACCTGGCCCACGCCCTGCTCGGTGAGCTGCGCACGCCCGACGGCGTGCGGTACGTCTACGACGCGCCGCACGACCCGGACTTCGTCACCGCCTGGACGTCACTGATCGCGACGTCCACCGAGGCGATGTCCGAGGCCGGCACCCCGCGCAGCCGGGTGCGGGGCGTGCGCCGGGCCGGGGAGACCCCGCCCGACCCGTACCGCGCGGCCAAGGTGCTCTCCGGTGAGCAGTCGAACACCTCGATCATCGTCGGGGCCGACAGCCCGGACCCCGTCATGATCAAGCTCTTCCGCGTGCTCCAGCCCGGCCGCAACCCCGACGTCGTCGTGCCCGGCGCTCTCGCCCGGGCCGGCAACGAGCGGGTGCCCCGGCTGGTCGGCTGGGTCGAGGGCGAGTGGGTGCAGCCCGGCGGTCAGCCCGCCTGGGGGCACCTCTCGGCCGCGGCCGAGTTCGTCGCCGGCAGCGCCGACGGCTGGCGCGTCGCCACCGGTGCGGTCTCGGGCGGGGAGACCTTCGCCGGGCTCTCGGCCGAGCTGGGCTCGGCCACCGCCGCCGTGCACGCGGCGCTGGCGTCGGTGCTCCCGACCCGCCCGAGCACCCCGGCCACGCTCCGCGCGCTCGCCGACCACCTGCGTCAGCGCCTGAACTGGGCGCTCGAGGCGGCCCCGGCCCTGGCCGAGTACGCCGAGGCGGCCGGTCAGGTGGTGGACGAGGTGCGCGAGCTGAGCGAGGCCCCCGACCTCCAGATCGTGCACGGCGACCTGCATCTCGGCCAGGCCCTGTACTCGGACACCCGGGGCTGGGTCCTGCTCGACTTCGAGGGCGAGCCGCTGCGCCCGCTGGCCGAGCGGGGTGAGCCCGACCTGGCGCTGCGCGACGTGGCCGGAATGCTGCGCTCGTTCGACTACGCGGCCCGGCACTCAGTGCTCGGGCTGGCCGACGACGACCCGCGGGCGCTCGCCGCGTCGACCTGGGCGAACGAGTGCCGCGAGGCCTACCTGGGCGGTTACGCGGCGCAGGCCGGTCGTGATCCCCGGCAGGACGCGGTGCTGCTGCGGGCGCTCGAGCTCGACAAGGCGCTCTACGAGGTGGTTTACGAGACCCGGCACCGTCCCGGATGGGTCGAGGTGCCGCTGCGTGCGGTCGGCCGGTTGCTGGCCCGGGTCTCCCGGTAG
- the glgX gene encoding glycogen debranching protein GlgX: MARSLPYPLGVHPRDHGVDVAVLATNADRVQLCLLDPDPAVPGRFSERRVDLPNRTYGIWHGFVPDVQPGQRYGFRVHGPWDPRRGHRHNPAKLLLDPYARALVPPPGGLVPELYGHQVDAELKGNHRTQDHRDSMPHAAHGVVVEPGAPRKSTKPRTPWARTVVYEAHVRGLTKNLPGVPDALRGTYAGLAHPATVEYLTGLGVTALELLPVHATQSEGHLEARDLTNYWGYNTLGFFAPNPGYAASDDPEAVLAEFRDMVQALHAAGLEVLLDVVYNHTCEAGVIGPTLSFRGLDAATYYRLDGDGRDIDFTGCGNSLDATQTRVVQLVLDSLRYWVQEMDVDGFRFDLAPTLARGRNEYHADHPMLVAMRVDPVLAGAKLIAEPWDLGPDGWRTGQFPPPFAEWNDRYRDDVRDFWLTSAARVANGETPGGLRDLGTRIAGSADTFDAARGPLASVNFVTAHDGFTLADLTAYDVKHNHDNGEDNRDGTDNNRSWNHGTEGPTDDPAILTARRRNIRNVLGTLLFSAGVPMLVAGDEFGRTQHGNNNPYSQDSPVSWLDWDLEGWQSDLLATTRYLLSLRRRFGAVRPSHFFTGEPGPTGLRDVAWFAEDGTEMTMAHWGDTQRRMLQVLFAEPPAAIGRGETTGSLLLVIAGSLQPPTVVLPDVPPLMSYELLWDSAEPRPPAPGSAPLLPPATEIVPSPDSLRLYVAR; the protein is encoded by the coding sequence GTGGCCAGGTCTCTTCCGTACCCGCTCGGCGTCCATCCCCGCGACCACGGCGTCGACGTGGCCGTGCTGGCCACCAACGCCGACCGCGTGCAGCTCTGCCTGCTCGACCCCGACCCGGCCGTCCCCGGCCGGTTCAGTGAACGGCGGGTCGATCTGCCGAACCGGACCTACGGCATCTGGCACGGTTTCGTCCCCGACGTCCAGCCCGGCCAGCGCTACGGCTTCCGCGTGCACGGCCCCTGGGACCCCCGCCGCGGCCATCGCCACAACCCGGCCAAGCTGCTGCTCGACCCCTACGCCCGCGCCCTCGTCCCCCCGCCCGGCGGCCTCGTCCCCGAGCTCTACGGCCACCAGGTCGACGCCGAGCTCAAGGGCAACCACCGCACCCAGGACCACCGCGACTCCATGCCCCACGCCGCCCACGGCGTGGTCGTCGAACCCGGCGCCCCCCGGAAGAGCACCAAACCCCGCACCCCCTGGGCCCGCACCGTGGTCTACGAGGCGCACGTGCGCGGCCTCACGAAGAACCTGCCCGGCGTACCCGACGCCCTGCGCGGCACCTACGCCGGCCTCGCCCACCCGGCCACCGTCGAGTACCTGACCGGCCTCGGCGTCACCGCCCTCGAGCTGCTCCCCGTGCACGCCACCCAGTCGGAGGGGCACCTCGAGGCCCGCGACCTCACCAACTACTGGGGCTACAACACCCTCGGCTTCTTCGCCCCCAACCCCGGCTACGCCGCGAGCGACGACCCGGAGGCCGTGCTCGCCGAGTTCCGCGACATGGTGCAGGCCCTGCACGCCGCCGGGCTCGAGGTCCTGCTCGACGTGGTCTACAACCACACCTGCGAGGCCGGCGTCATCGGCCCCACGCTGTCGTTCCGTGGCCTCGACGCCGCCACCTACTACCGCCTCGACGGCGACGGCCGCGACATCGACTTCACCGGCTGCGGCAACAGTCTCGACGCCACCCAGACCCGCGTCGTGCAGCTCGTCCTCGACTCCCTGCGCTACTGGGTGCAGGAGATGGACGTCGACGGCTTCCGTTTCGACCTCGCCCCCACCCTCGCCCGCGGCCGCAACGAGTACCACGCCGACCACCCGATGCTCGTCGCCATGCGCGTCGACCCGGTCCTGGCCGGCGCCAAGCTCATCGCCGAGCCCTGGGACCTGGGCCCCGACGGCTGGCGCACCGGCCAGTTCCCGCCCCCGTTCGCCGAGTGGAACGACCGCTACCGCGACGACGTCCGGGACTTCTGGCTGACCTCCGCCGCCCGCGTCGCGAACGGCGAGACCCCGGGCGGGCTGCGCGATCTCGGCACCCGCATCGCCGGATCGGCCGACACCTTCGACGCCGCCCGGGGCCCGCTGGCCTCGGTCAACTTCGTCACCGCCCACGACGGTTTCACCCTCGCCGACCTGACCGCCTACGACGTCAAGCACAACCACGACAACGGCGAGGACAACCGCGACGGCACCGACAACAACCGCAGCTGGAACCACGGCACCGAGGGCCCGACCGACGACCCGGCCATCCTCACCGCCCGCCGCCGCAACATCCGCAACGTCCTGGGCACCCTGCTGTTCTCGGCCGGTGTGCCGATGCTCGTGGCCGGCGACGAGTTCGGCCGCACCCAGCACGGCAACAACAACCCGTACTCCCAGGACAGCCCGGTCTCCTGGCTCGACTGGGACCTCGAGGGCTGGCAGTCCGACCTGCTCGCCACCACCCGCTACCTGCTCTCGCTGCGACGCCGCTTCGGCGCCGTGCGCCCGTCGCACTTCTTCACCGGCGAGCCCGGCCCCACCGGCCTGCGCGACGTGGCCTGGTTCGCGGAGGACGGCACCGAGATGACGATGGCGCACTGGGGCGACACCCAGCGCCGCATGCTGCAGGTGCTCTTCGCCGAGCCGCCCGCCGCGATCGGCAGGGGCGAGACCACCGGCTCCCTGCTGCTGGTCATCGCCGGTTCCCTGCAGCCCCCGACCGTCGTGCTGCCCGACGTGCCGCCGCTCATGTCCTACGAGCTGCTCTGGGACAGCGCCGAACCCCGGCCCCCGGCCCCGGGTTCCGCGCCGTTGCTGCCCCCGGCCACCGAGATCGTGCCCTCGCCCGACTCGTTGCGGCTCTACGTCGCCCGGTAG
- a CDS encoding FAD-dependent oxidoreductase, translated as MSVKNGLDADVIVVGGGAMGSAAAWQLAGRGVDVLLIERFEPGHTRGASHGASRIFRLSYPDAPHIALAREARELWRDLEKASGTSLLTVTGGVDHGSPVFLGRLHAGLAEAGVESHWVDAGEAGRRWPGLRVEGRALFHPDSGRLHADRAVAALQAQAARQGSVVLHHTRVVKIEVLGDDAVAVSTEQDSRPLRARRVVVAVGAWTDQLLGGLVPLPRLRVTQEQPAHFQPFEEGQDWPSFGHFAAGLPAYGLATPGEGVKVGLHAAGPRIDPERRDFRPRPELSAALERYVRDWLPGLDPDTAQTVTCTYTSTPDEVFVLDRSGPVVVAAGFSGTGFKFVPAIGRILADLATDGPRPDPLFSLDRSRKGLTAP; from the coding sequence GTGAGTGTGAAGAACGGGCTCGACGCGGACGTGATCGTCGTCGGCGGGGGAGCCATGGGATCGGCCGCGGCCTGGCAGCTCGCCGGGCGCGGGGTGGACGTGCTGCTGATCGAGCGGTTCGAGCCCGGTCACACCCGGGGCGCGTCGCACGGGGCCTCGCGGATCTTCCGGTTGTCGTACCCCGACGCGCCTCACATCGCGCTGGCCCGGGAGGCGCGGGAACTCTGGCGGGACCTGGAAAAGGCTTCGGGCACGTCACTTCTCACGGTCACCGGAGGTGTCGACCACGGGTCGCCGGTCTTCCTCGGCCGGCTGCACGCGGGGCTGGCGGAGGCCGGGGTGGAGAGCCACTGGGTCGATGCCGGCGAGGCGGGCCGACGCTGGCCGGGCCTGCGGGTCGAGGGCCGCGCGCTGTTCCATCCCGACAGCGGGCGCCTGCACGCCGACCGGGCCGTCGCGGCGCTCCAGGCGCAGGCCGCGAGGCAGGGGTCGGTGGTGCTGCACCACACGCGGGTGGTGAAGATCGAGGTGCTGGGGGACGACGCGGTCGCGGTCTCGACGGAGCAGGACTCCCGTCCGTTGCGGGCCCGACGGGTGGTGGTCGCGGTGGGGGCATGGACCGACCAGCTGCTCGGCGGTCTGGTGCCGCTCCCGCGGTTGCGGGTGACGCAGGAGCAGCCCGCGCACTTCCAGCCGTTCGAGGAGGGGCAGGACTGGCCCAGCTTCGGGCACTTCGCGGCGGGTCTCCCGGCCTACGGTCTGGCCACGCCGGGGGAGGGCGTGAAGGTCGGTCTCCACGCCGCCGGTCCGCGGATCGATCCGGAACGGCGTGACTTCCGGCCGCGTCCGGAGCTGAGCGCCGCGCTGGAGCGGTACGTGCGCGACTGGCTGCCCGGGCTCGACCCGGACACCGCGCAGACCGTGACCTGTACCTACACGAGCACGCCCGACGAGGTGTTCGTGCTCGACCGTTCCGGGCCGGTCGTGGTCGCCGCCGGGTTCTCCGGCACCGGCTTCAAGTTCGTGCCGGCGATCGGCCGGATCCTCGCCGATCTGGCCACCGACGGCCCCCGTCCCGACCCGCTGTTCTCGCTCGACCGTTCCCGTAAGGGCCTGACCGCCCCGTAA
- a CDS encoding T3SS (YopN, CesT) and YbjN peptide-binding chaperone 1, whose translation MTDPTSLPSFPPPPDEHPLRGKVLDALIDEGQQPRIDEDGDVAVSVQEQMLFVRCLDTQPPMMRVFGQWLLDDTMAGDEITRLRAANAVTSALNLVKVTVNADRLAVAVDLIVSDGTELGPLLTATLEAVLGSVRTWHQTVTQLLEGGPAADDEA comes from the coding sequence ATGACCGATCCCACGTCCCTGCCCTCCTTCCCGCCCCCGCCGGACGAGCACCCGCTGCGCGGCAAGGTGCTGGACGCCCTGATCGACGAGGGGCAGCAGCCGCGGATCGACGAAGACGGTGACGTCGCCGTGTCGGTGCAGGAGCAGATGCTGTTCGTGCGCTGCCTGGACACGCAGCCGCCGATGATGCGGGTGTTCGGGCAGTGGCTGCTCGACGACACGATGGCCGGTGACGAGATCACCCGGCTGCGCGCGGCGAACGCCGTCACCAGTGCGCTGAACCTGGTCAAGGTCACGGTGAACGCCGACCGGCTGGCGGTGGCGGTCGACCTGATCGTGTCCGACGGCACGGAGCTGGGCCCCCTGCTCACGGCGACGCTCGAGGCGGTGCTCGGGTCGGTGCGGACGTGGCACCAGACCGTCACCCAGTTGCTCGAGGGTGGTCCGGCGGCCGACGACGAGGCCTGA
- the treS gene encoding maltose alpha-D-glucosyltransferase, with protein sequence MPRNIGAGVHPGLDNDPNWYRKAVFYEVLVRAFADSNGSGSGDFTGLIGKLDYIQSLGVDCLWLPPFYASPLKDGGYDIADYCAVLPEFGTMPDFQEFVAQAHARGLRVITDLVINHTSDAHPWFQSSRNDPEGPYGDFYVWSDTDELYQDARIIFVDTESSNWTFDPVRRQYYWHRFFGHQPDLNFENPAVQEAILDVVRFWMDMGIDGFRLDAVPYLFEEDGTNCENLPQTHDFLRKLRVTIDEEYPGRIMLAEANQWPKDVVEYFGTDDEPECHMCFHFPVMPRIYYALRDEKAKPIIDILAETPDIPAGGQWGTFLRNHDELTLEMVTTEERAAMYGWYAPDPRMRANIGIRRRLATLLDGSRAEIELAHALVLSMPGSPTLYYGDEIGMGDNIWLPDRDAVRTPMQWTPDRNAGFSTADPGKLYLPAVQSLQYHYAAVNVEAQMATSSSLLNWVRSMLQIRREHPAFGMGSYQAIEADNPAVLAFLRVLAGDPENGIAPEILLCVNNISRTAQATTLHLPTWAADHEISDIFGGTGFKPVPQTGEMTLTMGSRDFYWLSITPPIAPPQYSIDNSIADSIAAGNNSPNSGGATR encoded by the coding sequence TTGCCCAGGAACATTGGCGCGGGTGTCCACCCCGGTCTCGACAACGACCCGAACTGGTACCGCAAGGCCGTCTTCTACGAGGTGCTCGTGCGCGCCTTCGCCGACTCGAACGGGTCGGGCTCCGGTGACTTCACCGGGCTGATCGGCAAGCTGGACTACATCCAGTCGCTCGGTGTCGACTGCCTGTGGCTGCCTCCGTTCTACGCGTCACCGCTGAAGGACGGCGGCTACGACATCGCCGACTACTGCGCCGTGCTGCCGGAGTTCGGCACCATGCCGGACTTCCAGGAGTTCGTGGCCCAGGCGCACGCCCGCGGTCTGCGGGTGATCACCGACCTGGTGATCAACCACACCTCGGACGCGCACCCCTGGTTCCAGTCGAGCCGCAACGACCCGGAGGGCCCCTACGGGGACTTCTACGTCTGGAGCGACACCGACGAGCTCTACCAGGACGCGCGGATCATCTTCGTCGACACCGAGTCCAGCAACTGGACGTTCGACCCGGTGCGGCGCCAGTACTACTGGCACCGGTTCTTCGGCCACCAGCCCGACCTCAACTTCGAGAACCCGGCCGTGCAGGAGGCCATCCTCGACGTCGTCCGGTTCTGGATGGACATGGGCATCGACGGCTTCCGCCTCGACGCCGTGCCCTACCTGTTCGAGGAAGACGGCACGAACTGCGAGAACCTGCCGCAGACGCACGACTTCCTGCGCAAGCTCCGGGTCACGATCGACGAGGAGTACCCGGGCCGGATCATGCTGGCGGAGGCCAACCAGTGGCCCAAGGACGTCGTCGAGTACTTCGGTACGGACGACGAGCCCGAGTGCCACATGTGCTTCCACTTCCCGGTGATGCCGCGCATCTACTACGCGCTGCGTGACGAGAAGGCCAAGCCGATCATCGACATCCTGGCCGAGACGCCGGACATCCCGGCCGGCGGTCAGTGGGGCACGTTCCTGCGTAACCACGACGAGCTCACCCTCGAGATGGTCACCACCGAGGAACGCGCCGCGATGTACGGCTGGTACGCCCCCGACCCGCGGATGCGGGCCAACATCGGTATCCGCCGCCGCCTCGCCACCCTGCTCGACGGGTCGCGGGCCGAGATCGAGCTGGCGCACGCGCTGGTGCTGTCGATGCCCGGCAGCCCGACGCTGTACTACGGCGACGAGATCGGCATGGGCGACAACATCTGGCTGCCCGACCGCGACGCGGTGCGCACCCCGATGCAGTGGACGCCCGACCGCAACGCCGGCTTCTCCACCGCCGACCCGGGCAAGCTCTACCTCCCGGCCGTGCAGTCGCTGCAGTACCACTACGCGGCCGTGAACGTCGAGGCGCAGATGGCCACGTCGAGCTCGCTGCTGAACTGGGTGCGCTCGATGCTCCAGATCCGGCGCGAGCACCCGGCGTTCGGCATGGGCTCCTACCAGGCGATCGAGGCCGACAACCCGGCCGTGCTGGCGTTCCTGCGGGTGCTGGCCGGAGACCCGGAGAACGGCATCGCGCCGGAGATCCTGCTGTGCGTCAACAACATCAGCCGCACCGCGCAGGCCACCACGCTGCACCTGCCGACGTGGGCGGCCGACCACGAGATCAGTGACATCTTCGGGGGCACCGGGTTCAAGCCGGTGCCGCAGACCGGTGAGATGACGCTGACGATGGGGTCGAGGGACTTCTACTGGCTCTCGATCACGCCTCCGATCGCGCCCCCGCAGTACTCGATCGACAATTCGATCGCGGACTCGATCGCCGCCGGGAACAACTCGCCGAACTCAGGAGGAGCCACGCGATGA
- a CDS encoding amino acid ABC transporter permease — protein MSADPSLAPPAVARSEPDPLAAGTVVKLRHPWRWAATAVVAVLTAQVLHGLFTNEFYQWARFRHWFLQGAVIDGLLVTLQVAAWSALLGLTGGIVLALMRQSPNPLLQAVSWTYIWLFRSIPLVVLLLILFNFSALYPELSLGIPFGPGFASFRTTDLLGYMTIGVIGLSLNEAAYAAEVVRSGINSVDQGQHEAATALGLGKGRQFRRIVLPQALRAIVPAYVNQLVNLIKASSLVFYVSLLDLFGTVQSLGSTFPGDLIPLLLVATVWYVILTSVLSVLQYYVERHYARGALRTVPPTPFQRLRKLVATRSFS, from the coding sequence GTGAGCGCCGACCCCTCTCTCGCCCCGCCCGCGGTGGCCCGGAGCGAACCCGACCCGCTGGCCGCCGGCACGGTCGTGAAGCTGCGTCACCCCTGGCGCTGGGCCGCGACCGCCGTCGTCGCCGTGCTGACCGCCCAGGTCCTGCACGGCCTGTTCACCAACGAGTTCTACCAGTGGGCCCGGTTCCGGCACTGGTTCCTGCAGGGCGCCGTGATCGACGGCCTGCTCGTCACCCTGCAGGTCGCGGCCTGGAGCGCACTGCTCGGCCTGACCGGCGGCATCGTGCTGGCCCTGATGCGCCAGTCGCCCAATCCCCTTCTGCAGGCGGTCAGCTGGACCTACATCTGGCTGTTCCGCTCGATCCCGCTGGTCGTGCTGCTGCTCATCCTGTTCAACTTCTCGGCTCTGTATCCGGAGCTGTCGCTGGGCATCCCGTTCGGCCCGGGGTTCGCGTCGTTCCGGACCACCGACCTGCTCGGCTACATGACGATCGGCGTCATCGGCCTGAGCCTGAACGAGGCGGCGTACGCGGCCGAGGTGGTGCGCTCCGGCATCAACTCCGTCGACCAGGGCCAGCACGAGGCCGCCACCGCGCTCGGCCTGGGCAAGGGCCGTCAGTTCCGCCGGATCGTGCTGCCGCAGGCGCTGCGGGCGATCGTGCCGGCCTACGTCAACCAGCTCGTCAACCTGATCAAGGCCAGCTCGCTGGTGTTCTACGTGTCCCTGCTCGACCTGTTCGGCACCGTGCAGAGCCTGGGCTCGACCTTTCCCGGCGACCTGATCCCGCTGCTGCTCGTGGCCACGGTCTGGTACGTGATCCTCACCAGCGTGCTGTCGGTGCTGCAGTACTACGTGGAGCGTCACTACGCCCGCGGCGCCCTGCGCACCGTTCCCCCGACCCCGTTCCAGCGTCTGCGTAAACTCGTTGCCACCCGGAGCTTCTCGTGA
- a CDS encoding amino acid ABC transporter ATP-binding protein, with protein MTDPRPAVEIRGATKAYGTHTVLDDVNLTLAPGQVAALIGPSGAGKSTLLRTINHLDRLDRGYVRLFGELVGVREQRGRLHELTDRAIRAQRARIGFVFQNFNLFPHLTILENVIEAPLAHRLFPREEARARGLALLERVGIGEKAHAYPRQLSGGQQQRAAIARALALEPELILFDEPTSALDPELVGEVLSVIRDLAGTGTTLVIVTHEIAFAREVADQVYFLADGRLVEHGPAKQLIDSPQHPRTREFLARVL; from the coding sequence GTGACCGATCCGCGTCCGGCCGTGGAGATCCGCGGCGCCACCAAGGCCTACGGCACGCACACCGTGCTCGACGACGTGAACCTCACCCTCGCCCCCGGACAGGTCGCCGCGCTGATCGGCCCCTCGGGCGCCGGCAAGTCCACCCTGCTGCGCACGATCAACCACCTCGACCGGCTCGACCGCGGCTACGTGCGACTGTTCGGCGAACTGGTCGGCGTGCGGGAGCAGCGCGGCCGGCTGCACGAGCTCACCGACCGGGCGATCCGGGCCCAGCGCGCGCGGATCGGGTTCGTGTTCCAGAACTTCAACCTGTTCCCGCATCTCACCATCCTGGAGAACGTGATCGAGGCGCCGCTGGCGCACCGGCTGTTCCCCCGGGAGGAGGCCCGGGCCCGGGGCCTGGCCCTGCTCGAGCGGGTCGGGATCGGCGAGAAGGCCCACGCCTACCCGCGTCAGCTCTCCGGCGGCCAGCAGCAGCGCGCCGCGATCGCCCGGGCCCTGGCCCTGGAGCCCGAGCTCATCCTGTTCGACGAGCCCACCTCCGCGCTCGACCCGGAACTGGTCGGCGAGGTGCTCTCGGTGATCCGGGACCTGGCCGGCACCGGCACCACGCTCGTCATCGTCACCCACGAGATCGCCTTCGCCCGGGAGGTCGCCGACCAGGTCTACTTCCTGGCCGACGGCCGGCTCGTCGAGCACGGCCCGGCGAAGCAGCTCATCGACTCGCCCCAGCACCCGCGCACCCGTGAGTTCCTCGCCCGGGTGCTCTGA